Genomic segment of Nostoc sp. TCL240-02:
TAACCCCTTCTACAACGTTCCCATTGCAATACGTTTAACTGGGAAGCTTCATCAGGCGACATTAGAACAAAGTCTTAACGAAGTCGTACAGCGTCACGAAGCCTTGCGAACTAGCTTTGTATCTGTCAAAGGGCGACCAGTTCAGGTGATTACCCCAAGTGTGAAGTTGACACTACCAGTTTTGGAATTACCAGAAGCAACTGTGGCTGAGGCTCTGTGCTTCGCCACAGAGTTCGCTCAAAAACCCTTTGATTTATCACAGTCGCCACTGCTGCGAGTTCAACTTCTGTATTTGAAACCAGAGGAGCATATATTGCTCTTGACCATGCACCACATTATTGCAGATGGTTGGTCTATTGGTATTCTGATTCAAGAACTAGCAGAGATTTACCAAGCTATTTCTCATGACTTACCCTCTCTACTTCCTAAACTTCCCATCCAGTATGCAGATTTTGCTGATTGGCAGAGAAAATGGCTACAAGGAGAGATTCTTCATACCCAACTTGATTACTGGAAACAGCAGTTATCCGGTAATCTATCAGTACTGCAATTAACTACAGATAGACCCCGACCAGCAATACAAACCTTCACTGGCAAAAAGCAATTTCTAGCATTTCCCAAAGCTCTAAGTGAGGCAGTAAAAGAATTAAATCAGCGAGAGGGTGTCACTCAGTTTATGACACTCATCGCAGTATTTAAGACGTTGTTGTACTGTTATACAAACCAACAAGAAATCTTAGTTGGTTCGCCTGTTGCAGGTCGCACTAGAGCAGAAACTCAGGGGATAATAGGATTTTTTATTAATACCCTGGTGCTGCGTACCAACCTATCGGGTAATCCAACTTTTCGGGCGTTGTTAGGGCGGGTACGCGAAGTGGCTTTGGGCGCTTACGCTCATCAAGAATTGCCCTTTGAAAAGTTAGTAGAAGAATTACAACCAGAGCGGGACTTAAGCCACAATCCATTGTTTCAAGTGATGTTTATTCTGCAAAATGCTCCCATTCCATCTATAGAACTTCCAGAGCTAACTCTCCATCCCCTAGAGGTTGATAGTGGTACATCTAAATTTGATTTGAAATTCAGTATTTGGGAAAGCACAGAAGGATTTAACGGCTCATTAGAGTATAAAACAGACTTGTTTGATGACAAGACTATTGGGCGAATGATTGTTCATTTTGAAATTCTGCTACGCAATGTTGTTGAGCAGCCAGATATCAGACTGAACGAGTTAGCCGAAATCATCGTTACCTCTGACAGAGAACAACAGCAAATTAAAGAGAAAGAGCTAGAATTTACCTCATTAGAAAAGCTGAAGTTAACCAAGCGTAAAGTCATTAGTTAATAGAAGATAAAAATACATCGGAGTAACATCAATGAGCTTAATCCAATCATTAAAAAATTTTCCGCGTCAAGTTAGGGCATTTTTAGAGCCAAATGATTTAAGTAAAGTAGCGGCTCTTTATGCCCATGAGGAATGGCCTAGACTGCGGTTTGCTCATCGCTACCAAAGTCATTTTGCTCCCCTCAAATGGAAAAAACTCAAGATTTTGGCAATTGGTGTAGGGGGTTACGAAGATCACACAATTGGAGGTGAGGCTTTAAAAACTTTTAAAACTTATTTTCCAAATAGTATGATTTACGGGATTGATATTGTCGACAAAAGATATTTAGAAGAAGACCGAATTAAAATATTTCACGGCGATCAAAACGATGAATCTTTTATGAAAGATGTTTTTAATGAAACAGGGGCATTAGACATCATCATTGAAGATGGCAGTTCGGCTAATGAACATCATATTAAAGCCTTCTATCAATTTTTTCCTCTACTCAACGAAGGCGGAATTTATGCTGCGGAAAATATTCATCATTCTTACTGGCCAAGTCTTGGACAAAAGTGGTCAGACTTTGCTCAAGAAAGTGTGATGATGCAAAATTGGGTAAACGTGGGTGGAAGTCTTGACTTGAACGACCCAAAAACGGTTATGAATATGTTCAAAAAATTAGTTGATGGATTGAATTATGAAGAATTTTTAAATCCCGGCTATACTCCATCTTATTTTGATAAAAATATTGTTTCTCTGCACTTTTACCATAACTTAGTAATTGTGTATAAAGGCGACAATAGTGAAGGTAGCAATTTTATTGAAAACAACACTTTGCAACCATTCGTTTTGGAAACTCTGGGTGTCAATTCATTGGATGAACTAGAACTTGAATTTCCAGAAATCGATCAGAAAGTAGATGAAATGAGTTTGACTTTTACCAGTATTAAAAGCTGAAGGGAATTCGTGGAGCGAAATTATGAAAATTCCAGAGTCCCCAAAACTTAGTCTCAATGAGTTACGAATAACTAAACGGCAAGGTGTCAATGTTTCGCCAGCCGAATTGATTAAAGCAGTACCTTTAGTGGCAGGAAATTCGCTTCCTTTGCTTATCCAACCCACTGTAGATGCAGTGAATTTAGTTGCTTGGGCGGCGAGTAATCGGGAGTTGATTACAAATCATCTGTTTAAGCATGGCGGAATTCTGTTTCGAAATTTTCAGGTGAAGAACTATTTGGAGTTTGAGCAGTTTATCAAAAGCGTGACTGGAGAGTTACTGGAATATCGCGATCGCTCTTCACCACGCAGCCCAATTCAAGGTAATATTTATACTTCAACTGACTATCCTGCTAACTCAAGTATTTTTCTGCACAGTGAACTTTCTTATGCCAAAACCTGGCCTTTAAAGATTTTCTTTTTTTGTATCCAGCCTGCACAACAAGGAGGAGAAACACCAATTGCAGACACTCGCAAATTGTTGCAACGGATTGATGGTAAGATTTGCGATCGCTTCAGTCAAAAGGGAGTTATGTATGTGCGTAACTTTGGCGATGGCTTTGGCTTACCTTGGCAAACAGTTTTTCAAACAACCAATCCATCTGAGGTAGAAGCATTTTGTCGTAGTAATGGCATTGAGTTCGAGTGGAAAGAGGGTAATCGTTTGAGAACCCGACAAGTTCGTCAAGCAGTTGCTACACACCCGCACACAAATGAACTAGTGTGGTTTAATCATGCTGCCTTCTTTCATATCTCAACTTTGGAACCAAGCATCCGCGAACCATTATTAGCAGAGTTCCCAGAATCAGATTTGCCCCACAATACTTATTACGGTGATGGTTCAGCAATTGAACCTGCTGTACTAGATGAAATTCGCT
This window contains:
- a CDS encoding TauD/TfdA family dioxygenase, yielding MKIPESPKLSLNELRITKRQGVNVSPAELIKAVPLVAGNSLPLLIQPTVDAVNLVAWAASNRELITNHLFKHGGILFRNFQVKNYLEFEQFIKSVTGELLEYRDRSSPRSPIQGNIYTSTDYPANSSIFLHSELSYAKTWPLKIFFFCIQPAQQGGETPIADTRKLLQRIDGKICDRFSQKGVMYVRNFGDGFGLPWQTVFQTTNPSEVEAFCRSNGIEFEWKEGNRLRTRQVRQAVATHPHTNELVWFNHAAFFHISTLEPSIREPLLAEFPESDLPHNTYYGDGSAIEPAVLDEIRSAYQQEMVIFPWQAGDILMLDNMLTAHGRMPFVGARKIAVGMAEQYSN
- a CDS encoding class I SAM-dependent methyltransferase; this encodes MSLIQSLKNFPRQVRAFLEPNDLSKVAALYAHEEWPRLRFAHRYQSHFAPLKWKKLKILAIGVGGYEDHTIGGEALKTFKTYFPNSMIYGIDIVDKRYLEEDRIKIFHGDQNDESFMKDVFNETGALDIIIEDGSSANEHHIKAFYQFFPLLNEGGIYAAENIHHSYWPSLGQKWSDFAQESVMMQNWVNVGGSLDLNDPKTVMNMFKKLVDGLNYEEFLNPGYTPSYFDKNIVSLHFYHNLVIVYKGDNSEGSNFIENNTLQPFVLETLGVNSLDELELEFPEIDQKVDEMSLTFTSIKS